AACTGACTTTGCGACTGCGACTTACAATTGGCTGAGCTAGTGAAGGCGCTGTTTGAACCACTGTACGTGAAAGCAAGGCGGCTTGGTCAGCTTCTGCCTTTTCAGCAAGTTTTTCAGCTGCAGACTTGCTTTTCACAACTGTGGGCGCAGCAGGTTGTTCGGGCGCGGGTGCAACGGTAGAAGGCATGGACCTTGCTACCCCATCGCCAGCGGCTTCTTGCGGAGCAGAGGCTGGGCGTGAAGCACGAGTGGAGCGCTTCTTTCCCTTCGTCTCTGAGAGAGTTGCGCTCAGCTCTGAAGTGATGGGGCTTTCTTCGGCGGCAGAGACCTTCTTGGCACGCGTGCGTTTAGATGAGCTTGGGGCAGCAGCCGACGCAGCGACTTTCTTTCGTGTGCGAGCGGTTTGTGCAGGCGTCGGTGTAGGTGATTCTGTCTCGGCAATAGGTGCCTCAACGCTTTCAAGAATTTCAATCGAGAGGGTTTTCAGAAATTCTCGCAAGCGGTAGCCACACTGTTCGGCATCTATGGCAAGCTGCTGCAGCACGCCGTAACGCGCGCCAAATTTTTCACGCAGGGCAGGCGTGAGCTGGATGTCTGCTTCTGCCAAGTCTTCCACAGCAGAAACGAGGTAAAATGCATTAGCTAGCACCAGAAATCGCTCACGGTTGAAATACTCTACGCCCTGAAATTCATTCACGCCAAGAAAATGGTCAGCGGTGCGACTCTCTATCAAACCCTTGAGCGTCAGCCGTAGGTCACGCGTCTCGCCTGTATAGCGCTCGCGTTCGACCAGCAGGCGAATCAGCTCGGCTTCGGTGCGCGCACGTGCTTCATCTTGTTCCTGCTGGGTAAGCGACTGCACGATAAATTTTTCCAGCCGCCAATCTTGCACTACATTAAGGTGAATGTCGACGGCAGTCTGCCGCACGGCGTCCAAGTGCTGCACAAAGAGCCAGATGAGCATGGCGCGCCACGCTGAGTCAGGGCGGTGGTCTGCTGGCAAAAGCTCACGAAAGACAGTTGTCCATTCATCCGCAAGCGTAGATTCTAAGTGTGCCAGCGTCATGAGGGCGATGTAGCGCTTTGCGCTTTGCTCAACGAAACGTGTCTCACCCCCGATATGGTTTTCAACCGCATCTTTTGCTAGTAAAATCGCATTAAGCTTTTCCTTGAAGAGCGCAACCGATTGGTGATGAATTTTGCCGTATAACCACCCTTGCATCAGCTCTCGCAGCACTTCAGGCTCAATTGCGCTGGCAAACGCTTGATGCACAGGACGGAGGCTAAGGTGCATGACTTCATCTTCAATGGAGGGCACACCTTGACCATTAAGCAGGCGCGCAAGTTCATCATAGGGTTTCAGCCGCGTAGGAATCACTTCACGGAAGTCTAAGAAGACAGCATACTTGTAAGCATGCAGCTCAAAATACATTCCTTTTTCGGCCAGCTCTGTATTGGCACGAATGAACTCCAAGCCTGAAATGAAGTCTCGAAAAATCGTATAGGCTTTTGGATTGGGTGAGATGCCTAAGCCCTCTGCCAGCGTGCGCTGCACGAGGCGACCATTTTCCAAGAACGCAACAGAGGTGCGAATCCAGCCACGTGTGGTGGCAAACTTATTGTGGTAAATCACCAACGCGCGTTCTTCACCGTAACGATTGCTAAATGCAAAGACATTTTCATCAACCTTACCCTCTGGTGTAAAAAAGTCGTAGAGGTAAAAGTTATCGACTTCGGCAAAAAGGTAACGGCGTTTTAGCAGTGGAAAAATCTCACGCTCGTGTCGAGCAATGAGATATTCATCAGGCGTTTCGTTGTAGTAAGCGCGGGCGTATTCCATTCCATATCGCTCCGAGAAACCTTCAATTTGTCCGTGCGCAAACATCGGTAGCCCGGGCATCGTAACCATCATCACACAGACGCCGAAGTACTTATCATCTTTGCCAAATTGCTGCACAGCGGTCTCTTCATCTGGATTGCTCATAAAGTTGACGTAGCGCTTCAAGATGCGGGCGTCGTACTCCAGCGTATTTTTGATTAGCGTGCGGTACTTGTCATTTTCTTCTTTTTTGAACATATGCATAAACGCGCTGTTATAGACGCGATGCATACCCAAAGTGCGCACGAAGTAACCTTCCAGCAGCCAGAAGGCCTCAGCCAAGAGAAGCGTGTCAGGCACTTCGGCTTGAACGCGGTCTACAACTTCACGCCAAAATTCCACAGGCATCAGGGCATCGAACTGCTCTTTGGTCATTGCAAAAGCAGCACGAGAGGGAATTGCGCCACCCTTGCCCGGTTCAGGAAACCACAAGCGCTGAATATGCTGCTTGGCTAAGACCATTGCTGCATCAAAGCGAATAATCGGAAAGAGCCGTGCCACATGCAAAATCGTTTGAATGACGGCTTCGCGAACTTCGGACTTGAGGAAGTTAAGCTGGGCGGTATCGTTCCACGGCATATTAGTGCCATCATTGCCGTGATAGATGTATCGGACATCGCCTGTCCATCGATCCAAGCGAGCGAAGACAACGGCTGCATCGGTTTTGCGCCAGTAGCCATCTTCAATAAAAATGCCTACGCGTTCATCACTGGAAAGATCGGGACCGTAGAAGGTGTAGTTCGGGAACGGTGGATAGTCAATGGAAATAAACCAATCGGGGTGCTGAATCACCCAGCGGGAGTCAATGCCCGTGTGATTGGGCACCATATCGCTAGCAAGGCGAATGCCGTAGCGACGTGCACGCTCACGCAAGTTGAGCAGTGCTTCTGTGCCGCCTAACTCGCGAGCAATTTCGTAGTCGTAAATCGAGTAGGCTGAGGCAATTGCGTCCGTATTGCCGTTCAGGTGCTTGATACGCTTTGAGGCAACGCTGCGCTCCCACACACCAATCAGCCAGAGACCTGTAAACCCGCGCCGTGAAAGCGTAGCCAGCTCTTCATCAGGAATTTGGTCCAGGCGCGTAATCGGACGCTGGTATTTCTTCGAGAGCTGGTCAAGCCAAACGTAGGTGTTTTTTGCAATGAGCACCAGACGCGGCATCCAATTAAGGTCAGGGCTGAATCCCTCAGGTGCTTCTTCTTGGGCAGAGTAAGTTGGGACGGGTGGAGTTTCTTTTTCACCCCAGCCGAAGAATGGCACTGGACGAACATCAGCAGGCACTTTCGCTTTATCGGCAGCTGCTTCTTCCAGCATCTTGAAATATTTGCCCTCTTCCTTGATGACATCAATAGCGAAAAGCAGTTTCTGCAGAAAAGGTGAGCCAGCCAGAAGACTTTCCCACTTGGTCAAAATGTAGGTGAGCTGACCCATAAGTGAGTTTGGCGAGGCGGCAATCGGCGCAAAAAGCAGCTTGAAGAGAGATTGGTTTTCAGGGCCAAAGCGTGGCTGAGTTTCAAAGAAGTTATCGACTTGCGTAATCGCGCTGCTATAAATCGTCTCAGCGCGCAGCGTTGTGTCATCAATTAGCTCGTGAATGGGCTTAAAGGCAGGGTTTTCATTTTCAATGTAAAGCAGCATCATTTCTTCAAGTACGATGCTGCGATTTGGAGTTTGGGCGCTGTAGCCCTGTAGGTATTGCTCAACGCTTTCTTCATTGCGATAGACACGCTGGGCAGGAAAGTCGTAACCAAATCGCAGAAGAAAATTTTGCAGATCACTGCTGCCAAGCGTGATTTTGAGATAATTATCGCATTTCTGGAAGGCTTGCGGGTTGCGGTCGCGCTCATAGATGCGCACAACAAAGTGATAAATCTCGTGAATCAGTCCCATTGCATACAGGTCAGAGGCTCGAACAAGGTCGCTTTCAGGACGAGCAGCCGCGCGCCGTACCTCATTGATGCGCTCCGTGAAAGCTTGCACAGCGCGATAGTTCTCAAAAAGCACATCGCCGCGCAGGGTAAAGAACGTGTCGCTGAATTGATAGGTATCACGGGCTTTTCTGGAAAGGTGAAATTCGTAGACTGCCATACTGATGTCAGTTTTATGCCTTCAAATGAAACACAAAGATAAAAAAATAGCTGAATGCAGATGTGGCTAAAATGGGTTAAAGCCGCTTGAAGGGCACCTACGCCGTAAACCTCTGCACGCCTAACCTAAGCTGCCAGCGGAAGGAGACAGGAGAGGTTAAAACTTCCAAACACTCAGAAACTAAAAAAGGGTGGAAAACCACCCATGAATAACTGGGACAGATTGAACTGAAGAA
This region of Chloroherpetonaceae bacterium genomic DNA includes:
- a CDS encoding alpha-amylase family glycosyl hydrolase — protein: MAVYEFHLSRKARDTYQFSDTFFTLRGDVLFENYRAVQAFTERINEVRRAAARPESDLVRASDLYAMGLIHEIYHFVVRIYERDRNPQAFQKCDNYLKITLGSSDLQNFLLRFGYDFPAQRVYRNEESVEQYLQGYSAQTPNRSIVLEEMMLLYIENENPAFKPIHELIDDTTLRAETIYSSAITQVDNFFETQPRFGPENQSLFKLLFAPIAASPNSLMGQLTYILTKWESLLAGSPFLQKLLFAIDVIKEEGKYFKMLEEAAADKAKVPADVRPVPFFGWGEKETPPVPTYSAQEEAPEGFSPDLNWMPRLVLIAKNTYVWLDQLSKKYQRPITRLDQIPDEELATLSRRGFTGLWLIGVWERSVASKRIKHLNGNTDAIASAYSIYDYEIARELGGTEALLNLRERARRYGIRLASDMVPNHTGIDSRWVIQHPDWFISIDYPPFPNYTFYGPDLSSDERVGIFIEDGYWRKTDAAVVFARLDRWTGDVRYIYHGNDGTNMPWNDTAQLNFLKSEVREAVIQTILHVARLFPIIRFDAAMVLAKQHIQRLWFPEPGKGGAIPSRAAFAMTKEQFDALMPVEFWREVVDRVQAEVPDTLLLAEAFWLLEGYFVRTLGMHRVYNSAFMHMFKKEENDKYRTLIKNTLEYDARILKRYVNFMSNPDEETAVQQFGKDDKYFGVCVMMVTMPGLPMFAHGQIEGFSERYGMEYARAYYNETPDEYLIARHEREIFPLLKRRYLFAEVDNFYLYDFFTPEGKVDENVFAFSNRYGEERALVIYHNKFATTRGWIRTSVAFLENGRLVQRTLAEGLGISPNPKAYTIFRDFISGLEFIRANTELAEKGMYFELHAYKYAVFLDFREVIPTRLKPYDELARLLNGQGVPSIEDEVMHLSLRPVHQAFASAIEPEVLRELMQGWLYGKIHHQSVALFKEKLNAILLAKDAVENHIGGETRFVEQSAKRYIALMTLAHLESTLADEWTTVFRELLPADHRPDSAWRAMLIWLFVQHLDAVRQTAVDIHLNVVQDWRLEKFIVQSLTQQEQDEARARTEAELIRLLVERERYTGETRDLRLTLKGLIESRTADHFLGVNEFQGVEYFNRERFLVLANAFYLVSAVEDLAEADIQLTPALREKFGARYGVLQQLAIDAEQCGYRLREFLKTLSIEILESVEAPIAETESPTPTPAQTARTRKKVAASAAAPSSSKRTRAKKVSAAEESPITSELSATLSETKGKKRSTRASRPASAPQEAAGDGVARSMPSTVAPAPEQPAAPTVVKSKSAAEKLAEKAEADQAALLSRTVVQTAPSLAQPIVSRSRKVSSAKAQSPTVPSSAKPSVSERAATVAKKAVSTSDSTKAASAKSAKASPAKASATKATEAIKAAPKKASRAPSAKTASPKATSAKSTSSKSASSTSTSKTTRGKSSKKGK